GCTCATGAAGCAATAGCAGCTTTTCAAAATCGTAAATTGAAAGAAGGTAAAAAACATTGTAATTGTAACACAAAATATTGATgaattacatcaaagagcagGAGCTACAAATGTAGTGGAACTTCATGGTTCATTATACAAAACTCGCTGTACTATTTGCCATGAAGTTAGtgtaaacaaaaatattccaataTGTCCTGCACTAAAGGATAAAGGGTAagatattttatacaaaataattaataaataaaggaaTATATATTACAATACATATTCTATAAACATGcatacacacgcgcgcgcgcgcgcacacacacacacacatacatacatacaaacaGATCTCCAGATCCAGGTATGATTTCTAATATTCCAAGGGAAAAATTACCTCGATGtcaaaaagaaaattgtaaagGTTTATTAAGACCTCATATTGTATGGTTTGGGGAAAATTTAGATGAACATGTATTGCAGCAAGCCTGTGAGTTTGATTTCCTATTTACCCAAATATGTACTTAAAAATTTTAACAATGCATTGTATAACAATACATTGTAACATATAGATAAATCtttttctaataaaataaaaatatgttttattttccattaaaatatTAGACAGTGCTGTTGAAAACTGTGACATCTGTTTGATTATTGGTACTTCATCTGTTGTATATCCTGCAGCAATGTTTGCACCACAAGTAGCACAACGTGGAATTCCTGTTGCTGAATTTAACTTAGAAGTAACTCCTGCTACAAGACATTTTGAGTAAgttaaaatatattgtataatatatgtaaagATAT
The nucleotide sequence above comes from Lasioglossum baleicum unplaced genomic scaffold, iyLasBale1 scaffold2370, whole genome shotgun sequence. Encoded proteins:
- the LOC143221407 gene encoding LOW QUALITY PROTEIN: NAD-dependent protein deacylase sirtuin-5, mitochondrial-like (The sequence of the model RefSeq protein was modified relative to this genomic sequence to represent the inferred CDS: deleted 1 base in 1 codon); amino-acid sequence: MNAMKSFCEILANAKNVLILTGSGVSAESGIPTFRGAGGFWRKYQAQSLATPEAFEANPSLVWEFYEYRRKIASEANPNKAHEAIAAFQNRKLKEGKNIVIVTQNIDELHQRAGATNVVELHGSLYKTRCTICHEVSVNKNIPICPALKDKGSPDPGMISNIPREKLPRCQKENCKGLLRPHIVWFGENLDEHVLQQAYSAVENCDICLIIGTSSVVYPAAMFAPQVAQRGIPVAEFNLEVTPATRHFEYHFEGPCTITVPEALES